The nucleotide sequence CCTCGACCGGAGGCGGGGCGGGAAACCCTTTACGATCGGCCATTGAGACTCTCAGTGGGGGTCAAGGTCGACCCTCCTCGACAGGGAAACGTGTCGTCGTTGGAAAAAATTCTAATGAAGCGTAACGATCGAAAGCAAGCTATGAATCGTGAAGGCGGCCGGTTTCACGATTCATAGGCGAGGCAGCACATCAGCCGGCCGCACATGCCCGAGATCTTCGAGGGGTTGAGCGAAAGATTCTGGCTCTTGGCCATCTTGATCGTGACGGGGTGGAAGGACTCGAGAAACGTCGAGCAGCAGAGGGTCTTCCCGCACGGGCCGATGCCGCCCCGCATCTTGGTCTCGTCGCGAACGCCGATCTGGCGCATCTCGACGCGGAACCCATAGGCCTGAACGAGCTCCCGGACGAGCTGCCGGTAATCGATGCGGTTCTCGGAAGTGTAATAGACAGAGAGCTTTCGCCCGTCGAAGGAGAGTTGTGCCCGGATCAGCTTCATGGGCAGCGCCATGGCCGCGGAGCGTTCGCGGATGAAGTCGAAGATCTTCTTTTCGCGGTCGAGCTTGTTCCGGTGCGACTGCAGATCCGCCTCGCTGGCGGGTCGAACCAGCTTGCGGGCGTTCTTGACCTGGCATCCCTTCGCGATCAGGGGGTGAAGCGACGTCACCTGCGCGAAATCGAGTCCGCCGTTTTCCGGAGACTCGACGATGATCCATCCGAGCTTGTCGAGGCTTTCGCCGCGCGTCTCGCAGAACAGAACGCGGCCGTCCTCGTTTTCGTTCAATCGAATTCCGACGAAATTGCCGCCCGAGTTGTATTTGTTGCCGATCGAGCAACCGCTGCAACCGCTCATCGGGAAACCTTCATGTTCGCGGGCCCGAGCGGGCTGGCCGCGAAGGCTAAGGCGGACGGGCCGCCGGGTCTTTCGTTTTCGGGGCCGCCTGGCG is from Thermoanaerobaculia bacterium and encodes:
- the ricT gene encoding regulatory iron-sulfur-containing complex subunit RicT; the protein is MSGCSGCSIGNKYNSGGNFVGIRLNENEDGRVLFCETRGESLDKLGWIIVESPENGGLDFAQVTSLHPLIAKGCQVKNARKLVRPASEADLQSHRNKLDREKKIFDFIRERSAAMALPMKLIRAQLSFDGRKLSVYYTSENRIDYRQLVRELVQAYGFRVEMRQIGVRDETKMRGGIGPCGKTLCCSTFLESFHPVTIKMAKSQNLSLNPSKISGMCGRLMCCLAYES